DNA from Aquaspirillum sp. LM1:
AACGGAAGTTTCACACGACAGTCCTTGTGGCCGTTAGCAGACTGAGGGTGGCCTGGGCAATCTGCTCGGCAGAAATGCCGTCAATACAGGCGCGCGTGCCGGTGTGGCAGCGCGAGGGCGTGGCAAACACAAATGCGCACGGATAACAGTGCAAGTCCACCGGGGCAATGCGGATCACCCGCTGACCCAGTGCGCGTTGTTCGCGTGGGTCGGTGGGGCCCACCACGGTGACAATCGGTGCGCCCACCGTGTCGGCCAGATAGGTAATGCCGGAATCCACCCCAACATACACCGCCAGCCCGGCCAGCAGCGCCGGCAGCTCGTCCAGGCGGAAGCGCCCGCTGGCGTCGATCACCCGTGGTGACGCCAGCTCGCGCTGGATGTCCTGCGCCAGCGGCGTGTCGCCAGCGCTGCCAATCAGCACAATCGTGGCATTGCTGTTGGCCAGCAGTTGACGGACCAGCGCCACCAGCTTGGGCACACCCAGTTCCTTGAGCTTGTTGGCGGCGCTGACGCCCAGGCCAATCCATGGCGTGGCCGGCAAGTTCAGCGCGGCCAGCGCGCTCGCTGCGCTGGCCGCCCATGCGATGGATTTATCCTGACCCAGCGCAATCTCGTGGCGAGCCAGCAGCCGGGCCAGCGTCTCCAGCACCAGCTCGCCCGGCTGGTGGGCTTCGCCATCGCTCAGGCAGGGGCGCGCCGCGCGCAGGGTGCGCCCCGGCCAGGTGGGCACAATCGACCAGCGCCGGGGAATGCCCGCCCACAGCGGAACCAGCCAGAAGGCCAGATTGGGTGACAGGGTGAGCACGGTGTCGTAGCCGCCGGCGCGCAGCAGGCGCAGCAGCGCCCAGCGGCCACG
Protein-coding regions in this window:
- a CDS encoding glycosyltransferase family 9 protein — encoded protein: MIALLLTWLCWPWLIWRARARSGPPRKILLIQTAKIGDMLCATPVMAALQRAHPQAELTVLHDPVTTQIIARHPAVQQRLALPTRAFRGLRGRWALLRLLRAGGYDTVLTLSPNLAFWLVPLWAGIPRRWSIVPTWPGRTLRAARPCLSDGEAHQPGELVLETLARLLARHEIALGQDKSIAWAASAASALAALNLPATPWIGLGVSAANKLKELGVPKLVALVRQLLANSNATIVLIGSAGDTPLAQDIQRELASPRVIDASGRFRLDELPALLAGLAVYVGVDSGITYLADTVGAPIVTVVGPTDPREQRALGQRVIRIAPVDLHCYPCAFVFATPSRCHTGTRACIDGISAEQIAQATLSLLTATRTVV